Genomic DNA from Orcinus orca chromosome 6, mOrcOrc1.1, whole genome shotgun sequence:
CATCTGTGAGGGAATAGTACCTGTAGAGTAGAACATCATGTTGCTTAATATTCCTGAAGACATTTGACAAATTAATTCAATTCAGGGCAtgatgagagcagaaatgagaGTCTTTGACATGGCAGCACAGGTGGAAGTGTGGTCTCGTTAGTGAGAATCATTTCGGTGTTGAACCAGGTGTGTGTCATTCCTTCCTCCTGAGTCTTTCTTGCAAGTTTGTTGATGAAGAGAAGGATCTCATGACTTCTGCTCTGACAATCTCCCAGGCACAAGGGCTGTACTTCTTCTCTTGCAGATAGACAGTGATTCTGTGGAAGTATTTCCTCACAGCCAGGATGGAGTCCTCCTTCGGCAGGGGAGTCCCTTCCAGCCCCGCCTCCTGCATCAGACAGGCTTGCAGGTCAGTGAGCTGCTGATAAAGTGCGGTGCAGAACTTGTCCAGGAGGGTCTCATCCCAAGCGGCAGCCGAGCCCTCTGTGCTGAAGAGCTGGAAGGTCTGCTGGATCATCTCATGGACGACAGCGATGGCTTGAGCCTTCTGGAACTGGTTGCCTCCAAACGCCTCCTGGGGGAATCCAAAGTCATTTCTGTCCTTCaggcaggagaagggggagaTTCTCCTCATCTGTTGCAGGAGCATCAGGGCCCTCGTGTTAGCCAGGCTGTGGGTCTGAGGCAGGTCGCAGCCCAGAGAGCAGTTGGAGTTGCAGCTGAGCAGCACCAGGGCCAGGAGTAAGGACAAAGTTGGGGCCA
This window encodes:
- the LOC101275275 gene encoding interferon alpha-1-like; this translates as MAPTLSLLLALVLLSCNSNCSLGCDLPQTHSLANTRALMLLQQMRRISPFSCLKDRNDFGFPQEAFGGNQFQKAQAIAVVHEMIQQTFQLFSTEGSAAAWDETLLDKFCTALYQQLTDLQACLMQEAGLEGTPLPKEDSILAVRKYFHRITVYLQEKKYSPCAWEIVRAEVMRSFSSSTNLQERLRRKE